From Kaistella polysaccharea:
CATGTGTTGATTTTGCTTTTTTTAATAGGCACACCTAACCTTTCGGTTTTATGTTTGTTTAGAAATATTCAGCAAAAATAATAAAAATCTTTGTCTTTAAGGTTAGCATAGCAGGACAATTGTCAGTTTTTAGTCATTTAAAAATATTACTTTTGGTCACTTAATATTTTTTATGGCAGATTCTTCCCAGGAAATGACACACCGAGTATCGAAATTACTTTCTAATTTCTTTAATCCTATGAATTCTCTCGTTCTCTATTTTCTTTTTTTTAGCATTAAAAATTTTTCGTTAAAAGAAACCGGAGAAAATTTTCTACCAATTTTTTTTCTCATGATTGTTCCCATTTCTGGATGGATTTTTTATAAAGTTAAAAGTGGTGCATTTACCGATTCAGATGTTTCTGATCGAAACCAACGCAAACAACTGTATTTTTTTATCGGCGCTTCTTTGATTATTTATTTACTTTTCATTTATTTCAGATTTAACCGTGTAGATTGGGTTCTTCTATATCTTTTAATTCTACTGGTAACCATGCAGATCAGCAACTATTTTATAAAAAGCTCAATGCATACGGCTCTGAACATTTATGTTGCTGCGTTAATGTTTACAATAGATCCATTGCTGGGAATTGGGTGGTTAAGTATAGCAGTTGCAGTTGGCATAAGTCGCGTAATTCTTAAAAGACATACTTGGGCAGAAGTTATTTCAGGCGCATCAATCGCCACAATTATATCTTTTATCTATCTTTATACTCATATTCAATTATTATAAAAAAGGCATGAAAATTAGCGAATTAACGGCAGGCGAAGAACAATTAATGAATGTCCTCTGGAAACTTGAATACGGATATATGCGGGAAATTATCGAGTTTTATCCTGATCCAAAACCCCACCCCAATACAATTTCTACCTTCCTAAAAATTTTAGTGGAAAAAGAATTTTTACAAACCACAAGAGAAGGACGGATTTTTAAGTACACGGTAGCCATTCCATTTGAAGATTATAAAAAATATAAACTCGGAATTTTTTTAGAATATTATTTTGATAATTCACCGAAAAACCTGGTAAAGACCTTACTGGCTGAAAACCTAATTCATCCAGCTGACTTTAAAGAGTTTTTCGAAGTGAAAACAACTATTCATTCTAATCTTAAAAAGGAAAAGCGCGATTCTGATCTAAGTGATTTTATAGAAGAAATTACGGCACCAAAGAAGAAAAAAGTTGGGAAAGAAAAGAAGAAAAAAAATAAGCTAAGCAAGCAGAAAAAGAAGAAAAAACTTTAATAGAACAGCTTCAGTAATTTTAACATAAATACCTAAAACAGTGCGAAATAAATTTATTGACATCTTTGGGAATGCAGGATTTATAATCAAACACAATCCTTTGATGCTGGTAATCGCATTGATTGCTGCTGTTTCTATGATTTGTCTCGTTGAAGTTGCACTACCTCGGCAGGAGCAGTCATTTGTTTTTATGAAGTTGGCATTGGTGGCATCTTTGGGAATTTCTGTTTCTTTTACGGTAAGAATGCTGTCGCAAAGATTCGGTCGGGAAATCGTCTTTCAGTTTATTGCGATTGTATTTCTAATTGCTTTTTATTTTCTACTTCCAGACCGGGAGAAAGATTTTACAGAAATGTATGCCTATTTATTGATTCCTACTTTTATTTTATCCCATCTACTCGTGTCGTTCGTAGCATTTTTAAAATTTAACAGCGAATTGAATTTCTGGCAGTTTAACAAAAAATTATTCATCAATTCGTTCTTAACTGCTGTATTTACAGGAGTTTTAACGGGCGGCGTTTTATTGGCTATTTTAGCGGTTGATCGGCTTTTTGATTTTAATCTGGGAAACGAGTGGTACACATATACACTCTACTTCCTGTTATTCTTCGGCAGCGTTTTTATATTTCTATTATTTAATGAAAATGGACTTCCATATCTAGAGCGACACGGTGATTATCCCGTAATACTAAAATTCTTTACGCAATATATCCTCATCCCACTATTGCTCATTTATGCAGTGATTCTATATTTCTATTCTGCTAAGATTTTAATCAACTGGGAACTTCCCAGAGGTTGGGTTTCTTATCTGATTCTCGCCTATTCGGTCGTCGGAATTCTGGCACTTTTGCTTGTACATCCTTTGAAAGATGACACTACAAAATCCTGGGTAAGAATGTTTTCGAAAATATTCTATTATACATTGTTGCCACTCATTATTTTACTTTTTGTGGCGATATTTACCCGAATTTTAGAATATGGATATACAGAACCGCGGTATTTTGTTTTGATGTTGGCTTTGTGGCTGACGACCGTCGTTCTATATTTTATCTTGAACATAACACAAACTATTAAATTTATACCCTTAAGTTTATTTCTTTTTGGTCTTTTTTCCCTTGCTTTTCCTTATTTTAATGCTTTTTCTGTGGCAAAAAGAAGTCAGAAAAGTGAATTGGTAAAAATATTGAACGAAAATAATCTACTTAAAAACGGTAAAATTAACTTTAGCAAAAAAATTCAAAGTGAAAAAGTACATGATATTGCAGATAAATTTAAATTTCTGGCGGAAAGAAAAGAGATTGATTTTTTACTTCCCTTCCTGCACTCTAAAGGACAAGTTGAACTAACAAAAAATATACAGGATGGCAATTACTACGAAATTAAAAATCTGACTAAAAATCAGTTTAAAAATATTAGTTATGATCTATCCGATAAAGAAATCAATCCTGCTTCACAAAATATTACTTTGGTTGCTAAAGATTTTAATGCAAACCTTTCCGGTTACCAATATCTTTTCAAAGCCTATAACTACAAAGATAATTTCTTCGAATTTGAGGGTAATACGATAGAATTAAAAATGCCGGTTAGCGTTTTCAAATCGGATTTTAATTTAATTTTTAATAAGCAGAAAGTTAATTTAGTTCCAGATTTACAAAAGCTGTTTAAAAAGTATCCAAATAATGGGGAAATCAAAGTTGATAATCTTTTCATCACGAAGAAAATTGGGAACTACGAATTCAAAATTATGTTTGATACGCTTATTCTCGTGAAGTCTGCAAATAAAGAAAGTCAGTTTCTTATCAATTCGGAATCGATTTTAATTCTTATCAGAAAATTATAACAATTAAAATTAGGCACAAAAAAAGCGACTTTAAAAAGTCGCTTATATTTGTTTAGGTAAATCTTACCAGTTAGAACCGCCACGACTTCCTCCGCCGTAACCGCTTCCGCTTCCACCGCCGCTTCCGCCACGACTTCCACCACCATAACCACCACCGCCTGAACGGTTGTTGTCAAAGCTTCTTCTTGGTTTGTCTTCTCTTGGCTTAGCTTCAGAAATGTTAAGTTCTTTACCATCCAATTCTTTCCCGTTTAGAGCTTCGATAGCATTCTTGCCATCTTCATCGCTCATTTCTACGAAACCGAAACCTCTCGATCTCCCAGTTTCTCTGTCTGTAATGATTTTGGCAGACGATACGTCACCAAATTCTGAAAATAAATCTTGCAACGACTGTTCTTGAGTTGCATAGTTAATGTTTGAAACAAAAATGTTCATCTTAAAAAAAAAATTAATTATTAATACTGTTGAAATTATAAATGAAACTCAACAATTGATGAACAAAAATTGATTTCAGGATATAAAAACAGGTGCAAGATACAATTAATTATTACATATGCAACATTTTATACAAATTATTTAGTCAACTTCTTTTCCATTACTTGC
This genomic window contains:
- a CDS encoding phosphatase PAP2 family protein; protein product: MADSSQEMTHRVSKLLSNFFNPMNSLVLYFLFFSIKNFSLKETGENFLPIFFLMIVPISGWIFYKVKSGAFTDSDVSDRNQRKQLYFFIGASLIIYLLFIYFRFNRVDWVLLYLLILLVTMQISNYFIKSSMHTALNIYVAALMFTIDPLLGIGWLSIAVAVGISRVILKRHTWAEVISGASIATIISFIYLYTHIQLL
- a CDS encoding BlaI/MecI/CopY family transcriptional regulator codes for the protein MKISELTAGEEQLMNVLWKLEYGYMREIIEFYPDPKPHPNTISTFLKILVEKEFLQTTREGRIFKYTVAIPFEDYKKYKLGIFLEYYFDNSPKNLVKTLLAENLIHPADFKEFFEVKTTIHSNLKKEKRDSDLSDFIEEITAPKKKKVGKEKKKKNKLSKQKKKKKL
- a CDS encoding DUF4153 domain-containing protein, which codes for MRNKFIDIFGNAGFIIKHNPLMLVIALIAAVSMICLVEVALPRQEQSFVFMKLALVASLGISVSFTVRMLSQRFGREIVFQFIAIVFLIAFYFLLPDREKDFTEMYAYLLIPTFILSHLLVSFVAFLKFNSELNFWQFNKKLFINSFLTAVFTGVLTGGVLLAILAVDRLFDFNLGNEWYTYTLYFLLFFGSVFIFLLFNENGLPYLERHGDYPVILKFFTQYILIPLLLIYAVILYFYSAKILINWELPRGWVSYLILAYSVVGILALLLVHPLKDDTTKSWVRMFSKIFYYTLLPLIILLFVAIFTRILEYGYTEPRYFVLMLALWLTTVVLYFILNITQTIKFIPLSLFLFGLFSLAFPYFNAFSVAKRSQKSELVKILNENNLLKNGKINFSKKIQSEKVHDIADKFKFLAERKEIDFLLPFLHSKGQVELTKNIQDGNYYEIKNLTKNQFKNISYDLSDKEINPASQNITLVAKDFNANLSGYQYLFKAYNYKDNFFEFEGNTIELKMPVSVFKSDFNLIFNKQKVNLVPDLQKLFKKYPNNGEIKVDNLFITKKIGNYEFKIMFDTLILVKSANKESQFLINSESILILIRKL
- a CDS encoding RNA recognition motif domain-containing protein, giving the protein MNIFVSNINYATQEQSLQDLFSEFGDVSSAKIITDRETGRSRGFGFVEMSDEDGKNAIEALNGKELDGKELNISEAKPREDKPRRSFDNNRSGGGGYGGGSRGGSGGGSGSGYGGGSRGGSNW